The following coding sequences lie in one Thermoplasmata archaeon genomic window:
- a CDS encoding 2-dehydropantoate 2-reductase has protein sequence MRIVVFGAGAMGSFFGGLLSRRHDVTLIGRADHVAAIRARGLRITGKTAMIARPHAATRLPAGAEPELIFLTTKSYDTAKAMSTLRPFADEALFVTVQNGLGNAEAIAKVAHRVVAGTTAHGVTYLGPGEIRHAGVGETVLGAWAGVREADLVRLRDLLADVGVVAQITGDAKTELWSKLVVNASINPLAALAGVPNGRLVRDNGLLACMEAVCREATSVAKAEGASVDPDELLHRTVLVARRTAANRGSMLQDLDRHRRTEIDSISGAVVRAAGRHGIPVPLNRALHALVRARESAVRETSESKFAN, from the coding sequence GTGCGAATCGTCGTCTTCGGCGCCGGCGCCATGGGGAGCTTTTTCGGCGGCCTCTTGTCACGACGTCACGACGTCACGCTCATCGGGAGAGCGGACCACGTAGCGGCGATCCGAGCGCGCGGCCTCCGCATCACCGGGAAGACCGCGATGATCGCGAGGCCCCACGCGGCCACGCGCCTCCCGGCCGGCGCGGAGCCGGAGCTCATCTTCCTCACGACGAAGTCGTACGACACGGCCAAGGCGATGAGCACGTTGCGCCCCTTCGCCGATGAAGCGCTGTTCGTCACCGTGCAGAACGGCCTCGGGAACGCCGAGGCGATCGCGAAGGTCGCGCACCGAGTCGTCGCGGGGACGACGGCGCACGGGGTGACGTACCTCGGGCCCGGGGAGATTCGCCATGCGGGCGTCGGCGAGACGGTCCTCGGCGCGTGGGCCGGGGTTCGCGAAGCGGACCTCGTCCGACTGCGCGACCTCCTCGCGGACGTCGGCGTCGTCGCCCAGATCACCGGCGATGCCAAGACCGAACTGTGGTCGAAGCTCGTCGTGAACGCGTCGATCAATCCGCTCGCCGCCCTCGCCGGCGTCCCGAACGGACGGCTCGTCCGTGACAACGGTCTCTTGGCGTGCATGGAGGCTGTGTGCCGCGAGGCAACGTCCGTCGCGAAGGCGGAGGGGGCCTCCGTCGATCCGGACGAACTCCTCCACCGCACGGTCCTCGTCGCGCGCCGGACCGCGGCGAACCGCGGCAGCATGCTCCAAGACCTCGACCGGCATCGACGCACGGAGATCGATTCGATCAGCGGTGCGGTCGTCCGCGCCGCGGGACGGCACGGAATCCCCGTACCACTGAACCGGGCGCTGCACGCCCTCGTACGCGCGCGAGAGTCGGCGGTCCGGGAGACGTCGGAGTCGAAGTTCGCCAACTAA
- a CDS encoding endonuclease V: MDEFRDALDRCLRQIPRGRVATCGGIARALGDVRAARAVASWLTEYPATRTGHRVVRADGRPVLPTASQRLVSERIPLRGDRVPANRFVPVRTPEGLLDRLRREQRDLSRAVTEKDEGGPARRIAGVDVAYDDGRMYAAAVCVDASTLAVTEVATVARAVSFPYIPTYLARREFPGIEAATRRLSARPDVLMVDGHGRLHPALFGVACDAGVRLDIPTIGVAKHPLVGHAMKALGGDAAAIPVALGGVTRGYAWVPPGRGRPIFVSVGHRISLATSLDLVRRTTRHRYPEPLVLADRASKEMKRNEKREKGARR; encoded by the coding sequence GTGGACGAGTTCCGGGACGCGCTCGACCGATGCCTGCGACAGATCCCCCGTGGTCGCGTTGCGACGTGCGGTGGGATCGCGCGCGCCCTCGGCGACGTCCGGGCCGCTCGGGCCGTGGCCTCCTGGTTGACCGAGTACCCGGCGACCCGTACCGGCCACCGAGTCGTCCGGGCCGACGGGCGGCCGGTGCTCCCGACCGCAAGCCAACGGCTCGTGAGCGAACGGATCCCGCTGCGGGGCGACCGCGTTCCGGCGAATCGGTTCGTGCCCGTGCGAACGCCGGAGGGGCTGCTCGACCGCCTCCGCCGGGAGCAACGGGACCTCTCCCGCGCGGTGACCGAGAAGGACGAGGGTGGCCCCGCACGACGGATCGCGGGCGTCGACGTGGCGTACGACGACGGTCGGATGTACGCGGCGGCGGTCTGCGTCGACGCAAGCACGCTGGCCGTCACCGAGGTCGCAACGGTCGCCCGCGCCGTTTCGTTCCCATACATTCCCACGTATCTCGCGAGGCGTGAGTTTCCGGGAATCGAGGCGGCGACTCGCCGCCTTTCCGCGAGACCGGACGTCCTGATGGTGGACGGCCACGGACGGTTGCACCCCGCTCTGTTCGGCGTCGCATGCGACGCGGGTGTGCGCCTCGACATCCCGACGATCGGGGTGGCGAAGCATCCCCTCGTTGGGCACGCGATGAAAGCGTTAGGCGGCGACGCGGCGGCGATTCCGGTCGCCCTCGGCGGCGTGACGCGCGGCTACGCTTGGGTCCCTCCAGGTCGCGGCCGACCGATCTTCGTCTCCGTGGGCCATCGGATCTCGCTCGCGACGTCACTGGACCTGGTGAGGCGGACGACGCGACACCGGTATCCGGAACCGCTCGTGCTCGCCGATCGAGCATCTAAAGAAATGAAAAGGAATGAAAAACGGGAAAAGGGTGCGAGGCGGTGA